The proteins below come from a single Conger conger chromosome 10, fConCon1.1, whole genome shotgun sequence genomic window:
- the LOC133138558 gene encoding H-2 class I histocompatibility antigen, alpha chain-like — MVASHTGVHVHQGMGRCVLDNDEPSMVMVWKAYDGVEVTHYDMHAYTVNPLWPQLMWTTKKEESYRMVYTNVYQPICIKTLKYYLEKEKNIVFRKERPRVRLIHKPCTDTGEMKVSCLATGFYPRHINLTMLRDGHPIPDEELILGEVLPNGDGTYQTRRTLSIHSEELRERHHYTCSVTHLTLDNKLDINWEPEEGSDVAVISSLVVVLVLVLVFAVPAFVICKRRCKGCIYRESERRPSSQMEEPGKKDFHQGGYQEPSGNSSQVLC; from the exons ATGGTGGCTAGTCATACGG GAGTTCATGTTCATCAGGGGATGGGTAGATGTGTGCTGGACAATGACGAGCCCAGCATGGTCATGGTTTGGAAAGCTTATGATGGAGTTGAAGTGACACATTACGACATGCATGCTTACACAGTCAACCCTCTATGGCCACAGCTTATGTGGACCACAAAGAAAGAAGAATCATATCGAATGGTTTATACAAATGTTTATCAACCTATTTGTATCAAAACACTGAAGTACTAtctggagaaagagaagaacattGTGTTTAGAAAAG AGCGCCCCAGAGTCCGGCTGATCCACAAGCCATGCACTGACACTGGAGAAATGAAGGTGAGCTGTCTGGCCACGGGCTTCTACCCCCGACACATCAACCTGACCATGCTGAGAGACGGGCATCCCATCCCAGATGAGGAGCTGATTCTGGGGGAGGTGTTACCCAATGGAGACGGGACCTACCAGACAAGGAGGACCCTGAGTATCCATTCagaggaactgagagagagacatcattACACCTGCTCTGTCACACATCTTACACTGGACAACAAGCTGGACATAAACTGGG AACCAGAGGAAGGCTCAGATGTTGCAGTCATCAGTTCTCTGGTTGTAGTGCTGGTTCTGGTTCTAGTCTTTGCCGTCCCTGCATTTGTCATCTGTAAGAGGAGATGCAAAG GCTGcatatacagagagagtgagagacggcCGTCCAGCCAAATGGAGGAACCGGGCAAGAAGGACTTTCATCAGGGAGGTTACCAAGAACCCAGCGGCAACTCTTCGCAAGTCCTCTGctga